A DNA window from Aneurinibacillus sp. REN35 contains the following coding sequences:
- a CDS encoding MarR family winged helix-turn-helix transcriptional regulator codes for MEEKKDNELLEELDYVFKKIGRKITLDLTKRLSPVISASQSLIMNILDKNGPKKVSELAEELEITLPSITTLADKLVALNYIERKKSDKDRRIVYLHITEEGRRIVEELSDERRKRLKKYYEALSEEDIRTLIRIYYIMLSHLEEHGKKDGERS; via the coding sequence ATGGAAGAAAAAAAAGATAATGAACTTTTAGAAGAATTGGATTATGTATTCAAAAAAATAGGCAGGAAAATCACGCTGGATTTAACCAAGCGCCTCAGTCCTGTTATTTCTGCTTCACAGAGCTTAATTATGAATATTTTAGATAAGAACGGTCCTAAGAAAGTGTCGGAGCTGGCAGAAGAACTTGAAATCACGCTGCCTTCCATTACGACGCTGGCTGATAAGCTTGTGGCGTTGAATTACATTGAGCGGAAGAAATCAGATAAAGACCGACGCATTGTGTATTTGCATATTACGGAAGAGGGACGCCGCATAGTTGAGGAACTAAGTGACGAGAGACGGAAGCGGCTGAAAAAATATTATGAAGCACTGTCAGAAGAAGACATACGTACACTGATTCGTATTTATTATATTATGCTTTCTCATTTAGAAGAGCATGGAAAAAAGGATGGGGAAAGAAGTTAG
- a CDS encoding glutamine--tRNA ligase/YqeY domain fusion protein, protein MENKPSSSNFIKSIVIDDLKSGKVKEVVTRFPPEPNGYLHIGHAKSICLNFELADEFGGKTNLRFDDTNPLKEDIEYVESIKEDVKWLGFTWDGLFFASDYFEEMYNRAVLLIKKQKAFVCDLTPEQMREMRGTLTEPGKESPYRNRSVEENLDLFDRMRKGEFKDGEKVLRAKIDMSSPNINMRDPILYRISHSSHHNTGDAWCIYPMYDFAHPLEDAIEGVTHSICTLEFEDHRPLYDWVIRECEMENVPRQYEFARLNVTNTVMSKRKLKQLVDEKFVDGWDDPRMPTISGLRRRGFTPEAIRTFCREIGVARSNSLVDEKMLDHFIREDLKLKAPRTMGVLRPLKVVITNYPEGQVEMLDAEINPENPEMGMRQIPFSREIYIEQDDFMEEPPSKYHRLYPGNEVRLKHAYFIKCNDVIKDEDGNVVEIHCTYDPETKSGSGFTGRKVKGTIHWVEASNAVPAEFRLYEPLILDEEGEEEEGKTFLDYVNPNSLEIVQGFVEPNMKDAKPHDKYQFFRHGYFNVDPKHTTDEKLVFNLIVSLKSSFKLPK, encoded by the coding sequence TTGGAAAATAAGCCAAGTTCATCGAACTTCATCAAAAGCATCGTGATCGATGATCTAAAATCCGGCAAAGTGAAGGAAGTGGTTACTCGCTTTCCACCAGAACCGAATGGGTATTTGCATATTGGGCATGCCAAGTCGATTTGTCTAAATTTCGAGCTGGCTGACGAGTTCGGGGGGAAAACGAATCTCCGCTTTGACGATACGAATCCGCTTAAGGAAGATATCGAATATGTTGAATCCATCAAGGAAGACGTCAAGTGGCTTGGGTTTACATGGGATGGTCTGTTTTTTGCCTCTGATTACTTCGAAGAGATGTACAACCGGGCCGTATTGTTGATTAAAAAACAGAAGGCGTTCGTCTGCGACCTGACACCGGAGCAAATGCGGGAGATGCGCGGTACGCTGACGGAGCCGGGAAAAGAAAGCCCGTATCGCAATCGGAGTGTAGAAGAGAATCTTGACTTGTTCGACCGCATGCGTAAAGGTGAATTCAAGGATGGAGAAAAAGTACTGCGCGCAAAAATTGATATGAGCTCGCCAAATATTAATATGCGTGATCCGATCCTATACCGTATCTCGCACTCTTCGCACCATAATACGGGAGATGCATGGTGCATCTATCCGATGTATGATTTCGCACACCCGCTTGAGGATGCCATTGAAGGCGTTACACACTCTATCTGTACGCTTGAATTCGAAGACCACCGTCCGCTGTATGATTGGGTCATTCGTGAATGTGAGATGGAGAATGTTCCGCGCCAATATGAATTTGCCCGTTTAAACGTAACCAATACGGTAATGAGCAAGCGAAAGCTCAAGCAGCTTGTCGATGAGAAGTTCGTGGATGGCTGGGATGATCCGCGTATGCCAACCATCTCCGGTCTGCGCAGAAGAGGCTTCACACCGGAGGCAATTCGTACATTCTGCCGTGAGATTGGTGTAGCAAGAAGCAATAGCCTTGTTGATGAGAAGATGTTGGATCATTTCATTCGTGAAGATCTTAAGCTGAAAGCACCGCGTACGATGGGAGTTCTGCGCCCGCTAAAGGTTGTTATTACGAATTATCCGGAAGGGCAAGTGGAAATGCTTGATGCAGAGATCAATCCGGAAAATCCAGAGATGGGCATGCGTCAAATTCCATTTTCACGCGAGATCTATATTGAGCAGGACGACTTCATGGAGGAGCCGCCAAGCAAGTACCACCGCCTCTATCCAGGCAATGAAGTGCGCTTAAAGCATGCCTACTTTATCAAATGCAATGATGTGATCAAAGATGAAGATGGTAATGTAGTCGAGATTCATTGTACGTATGATCCGGAGACAAAAAGCGGATCTGGATTTACGGGTCGCAAAGTGAAGGGTACGATTCATTGGGTGGAAGCATCAAATGCTGTGCCGGCCGAATTCCGCTTGTATGAGCCGCTTATTCTTGATGAAGAAGGGGAAGAGGAGGAGGGCAAGACATTCCTTGACTATGTCAATCCGAATTCCCTTGAGATTGTCCAAGGCTTTGTTGAGCCGAATATGAAGGATGCGAAGCCGCATGATAAGTATCAGTTTTTCCGTCATGGCTACTTCAATGTTGATCCAAAGCATACGACAGACGAGAAGCTCGTATTTAATCTTATCGTTTCCTTAAAAAGCTCGTTTAAGCTTCCAAAGTAA